One region of Marivirga arenosa genomic DNA includes:
- a CDS encoding Crp/Fnr family transcriptional regulator, with translation MKDFLNKFHSIKHDILDKYLSYWTEYDAPKKTIMTAPGETERYMYFVIEGIQKSYYLKDDRQHIIAFTYPSSFIGIPESFLTQTPSKYFLETITESSFLRVSYEKHLQLLNEYREIETLFRKATEFVLIGMVQRHYELMAYDIKERFNSFSERSPHLFGQVSHKDLASYLRIDSTNFSKLYNSIKI, from the coding sequence ATGAAAGACTTTTTAAATAAATTCCACTCCATAAAACATGACATTCTGGATAAATATCTTTCATATTGGACTGAATATGATGCCCCTAAAAAGACGATTATGACTGCACCGGGTGAGACCGAACGATATATGTATTTTGTAATTGAAGGCATTCAAAAATCATATTATTTGAAGGATGATCGTCAGCATATCATTGCTTTTACCTATCCTTCCTCTTTTATTGGTATACCCGAATCATTTCTTACTCAAACACCTTCAAAGTATTTTTTAGAAACGATTACTGAAAGTTCTTTTCTTCGGGTTTCCTATGAAAAACATCTACAGCTTTTAAACGAATATCGGGAAATAGAAACCCTATTTAGAAAGGCTACGGAATTTGTTTTAATTGGAATGGTGCAGCGCCATTATGAGCTCATGGCATATGATATTAAGGAACGGTTTAATTCCTTCTCCGAAAGAAGCCCGCATTTATTTGGACAGGTTTCCCATAAAGATTTGGCTTCTTATTTAAGAATCGACTCTACCAACTTCAGCAAGTTATACAATAGCATAAAGATTTAG
- a CDS encoding ABC transporter ATP-binding protein, with amino-acid sequence MSLLIAKNIQKNYGDLKVLDGIDFQLEKAKISAIVGPSGAGKSTLLHILGTLDQADNGELIFDNKDISKLNGSRLSNFRNNAIGFIFQFHNLLPEFTAEENILIPAYISKRDQKESQIRAQELMKVLSIDNRAEHKPGQLSGGEQQRVAVARALMNNPSIVFADEPSGNLDSKNAEELHSLFLKLRDEFGQAFVIVTHNKDLAAISDERHEMRDGKLDKLN; translated from the coding sequence ATGAGCTTATTAATTGCTAAAAACATTCAAAAAAATTATGGAGATCTGAAAGTCTTAGATGGCATTGACTTTCAATTAGAAAAGGCAAAAATAAGTGCTATTGTAGGACCGAGCGGTGCCGGAAAAAGTACTTTATTACATATTTTAGGAACGTTGGATCAAGCTGATAATGGTGAATTAATATTCGACAATAAAGATATTAGTAAACTTAATGGAAGCAGGCTATCCAACTTTAGAAATAATGCAATTGGTTTTATTTTTCAATTCCATAATCTACTTCCAGAGTTTACGGCAGAAGAAAATATATTAATTCCTGCCTACATTTCTAAGAGAGATCAAAAGGAATCTCAAATAAGAGCACAAGAACTGATGAAAGTTCTAAGTATTGATAACAGGGCAGAACATAAACCCGGTCAATTAAGTGGTGGAGAGCAACAAAGAGTAGCTGTTGCTAGAGCTCTTATGAACAACCCATCCATAGTCTTTGCAGATGAGCCCAGCGGTAATTTAGATTCAAAAAATGCGGAAGAACTCCATTCCTTATTTTTAAAATTAAGGGATGAATTTGGACAAGCTTTTGTAATCGTAACTCATAATAAAGATCTAGCGGCCATATCAGATGAGAGACATGAAATGAGAGATGGGAAACTTGATAAATTGAATTAA
- a CDS encoding MBL fold metallo-hydrolase translates to MLKLILAYFFPWIMIFLSPRSNESSTLRLTKITDQVYSIVAPAKGLPNAENKGWNSNMHFIITEEGVLLFDTGASQEIGVQIKALITTVTDLPVKWIINSHSHADHWLGNAAFSSEVDQIITAKQAFEEMKKYGESDVAFFSKLTNSATANTQLLYPNKLMSKEKKLKLGEFKVEFILTEGAHADSDLMLWFPKKRIMVAGDILSSDWMPIVTDQTEIPVLLATLEKVITLNPAIILIGHGQATSIVSVKRDLAFLSYVWEQLEMHHSEGIDKDISLTIIKRNLPARYVEAYPHFDVEIDHLLALLYQKSKI, encoded by the coding sequence ATGTTGAAGCTTATCCTGGCATATTTCTTCCCTTGGATAATGATCTTTCTATCACCCCGAAGCAATGAATCTTCAACGCTGAGATTAACAAAGATTACTGATCAGGTTTACAGTATTGTGGCTCCTGCCAAAGGTCTACCCAACGCAGAAAATAAAGGATGGAATTCCAATATGCATTTCATCATAACCGAAGAAGGTGTTTTGCTTTTTGATACTGGGGCTTCACAGGAGATTGGAGTTCAGATCAAAGCTTTAATTACAACAGTTACCGACTTGCCGGTAAAATGGATCATAAACTCACACAGCCATGCAGATCATTGGCTTGGTAATGCAGCCTTCTCATCAGAGGTAGATCAAATAATTACTGCTAAGCAGGCATTTGAAGAAATGAAGAAATATGGTGAATCAGATGTGGCCTTTTTTTCAAAGCTGACCAATAGCGCAACAGCTAATACGCAACTGCTGTATCCTAACAAATTGATGTCAAAAGAAAAGAAATTGAAGCTGGGAGAATTCAAAGTAGAATTCATTTTAACTGAAGGAGCCCATGCTGATTCTGATCTGATGCTATGGTTCCCAAAGAAGCGTATCATGGTCGCTGGAGACATCTTAAGCTCTGATTGGATGCCTATCGTTACCGACCAAACCGAAATACCTGTTTTACTAGCTACTTTGGAAAAGGTAATTACACTAAATCCTGCAATTATCTTAATAGGTCATGGCCAAGCTACATCCATAGTCTCTGTTAAGCGAGATTTGGCCTTCCTCAGCTATGTTTGGGAACAGTTAGAAATGCATCATAGCGAAGGCATAGATAAAGATATAAGCCTTACTATTATTAAAAGGAATTTACCAGCGCGCTATGTTGAGGCCTATCCACATTTCGATGTCGAAATTGACCATTTACTAGCCTTGCTCTATCAAAAGTCCAAAATATAA
- a CDS encoding nucleoside deaminase, which produces MKNHQEFIRMAIELAKESKKEGNLPFGCVLVNKNGEVLLKGKNTINTDNDCLAHAEVNLIRDAYKKFDYSYLKNCSIYTSDEPCPMCTSAIYWSGIGKLIYGLSKVKYYEIVGRDNLNWVFEMPTRELLERGGRKLEVIGPLLEEEVSILHAD; this is translated from the coding sequence ATGAAAAATCATCAAGAATTTATTAGAATGGCAATTGAATTAGCAAAAGAATCGAAGAAAGAAGGTAATTTGCCATTTGGTTGTGTTTTAGTAAATAAAAACGGGGAAGTTCTTTTAAAAGGAAAAAATACAATTAATACAGATAACGATTGTCTTGCACATGCAGAAGTCAATTTAATAAGAGATGCCTATAAGAAATTTGATTACTCATATCTAAAAAATTGTTCCATCTATACCAGTGATGAACCTTGTCCTATGTGCACTTCAGCTATTTATTGGAGTGGAATTGGAAAACTTATTTATGGACTAAGTAAGGTGAAATATTATGAAATTGTTGGCAGAGATAATCTGAATTGGGTATTTGAAATGCCAACAAGAGAATTATTAGAAAGAGGAGGTAGAAAACTTGAAGTGATAGGTCCTTTGTTGGAAGAAGAGGTTTCAATTTTGCATGCTGATTAA
- a CDS encoding cyclic nucleotide-binding domain-containing protein: MNQNKNLKEFWKIIMQQLVIQQIEREKDLLFASPKEHYNGVLQISQQVFQETPNKYFASYLIMTPETLSSLKKS; encoded by the coding sequence ATGAATCAAAACAAGAATTTAAAAGAGTTTTGGAAAATCATAATGCAACAACTTGTTATACAACAAATAGAGCGTGAAAAAGATCTTTTATTTGCTTCTCCAAAGGAACATTATAATGGAGTGTTACAAATAAGCCAACAGGTGTTTCAAGAAACACCCAATAAATACTTTGCTTCTTACCTAATAATGACTCCAGAAACACTTTCAAGCCTTAAAAAGTCTTGA
- a CDS encoding alpha/beta hydrolase-fold protein has protein sequence MNTSSLKNYLKIKLFILLCCFSVLTPCKGQETNSITLGIKKKVKSVYLNEEKEYWINLPASYEDQGAAYKKYPLLILLDGHLHFQSATGMVNYMSAGLNGNLQIPEMVVVGIRSSKRQRDFTPDKIITTRPNETGGAGIFLQFLENELIPLIDQEYRTAPYRILFGHSLGGLFATHAYLQAESKFHAFLAIDPSFGTWDAETMDKKINAVTEKTFDRFIYIATANWGKRNIRNRDRHIRFYETLKSRSLGPFLGTYQYFDNENHASVPPIAFYEGISCLFEGYDVNYRHVESAESLKAHFATLSKRLHYPFSPPEALVNRIGYHLLQNSKDQTAGLAFFILNTELYPTSANAFDSLAEAYARLGENDLAISYYQKALKLNPESSHAFEMLKKLKSTN, from the coding sequence ATGAATACTAGTTCGCTCAAAAATTATCTAAAAATTAAGCTCTTTATACTATTGTGTTGCTTTAGTGTATTAACGCCTTGTAAGGGACAAGAGACAAACAGCATAACGCTTGGTATAAAAAAGAAGGTTAAATCCGTCTATTTAAATGAAGAAAAAGAGTACTGGATAAACCTACCTGCCTCCTACGAAGACCAGGGTGCTGCTTATAAAAAATATCCTTTGCTAATACTATTAGATGGCCACCTTCACTTTCAGTCGGCAACGGGCATGGTAAACTACATGAGTGCCGGACTAAATGGTAATCTACAGATTCCAGAAATGGTAGTAGTGGGTATTAGGAGTAGCAAGAGGCAAAGAGATTTTACACCTGATAAAATTATCACTACACGACCTAATGAAACAGGTGGAGCTGGAATTTTCTTGCAATTTCTTGAAAATGAATTAATTCCGTTGATTGACCAAGAATATAGAACTGCTCCCTATCGCATTCTTTTTGGTCATTCTCTAGGCGGCTTATTTGCCACACACGCTTATCTGCAGGCTGAAAGTAAGTTCCATGCCTTTCTTGCTATTGATCCTAGCTTTGGCACATGGGATGCCGAAACAATGGATAAAAAAATAAATGCTGTTACTGAAAAAACCTTTGATCGATTTATTTATATAGCTACAGCAAATTGGGGTAAGCGAAACATCCGAAATAGAGATAGGCATATCCGCTTTTATGAAACCCTAAAAAGCAGGTCTCTAGGTCCATTTCTTGGGACATACCAATATTTTGACAATGAAAATCATGCCTCTGTACCGCCTATAGCCTTTTATGAAGGTATTAGCTGTCTATTTGAAGGCTATGACGTCAATTATAGACATGTAGAAAGTGCTGAGTCACTCAAAGCTCATTTCGCTACTCTTTCAAAGAGACTCCATTACCCCTTTAGTCCACCAGAAGCCTTGGTTAATAGAATTGGTTACCACTTGCTCCAAAACTCGAAGGATCAAACAGCTGGACTGGCCTTTTTTATACTCAATACTGAATTATATCCCACTTCAGCAAATGCCTTTGACAGCTTAGCAGAAGCATATGCTCGATTAGGTGAAAACGATTTAGCCATATCATATTATCAAAAGGCCTTAAAATTAAACCCTGAGAGCAGCCATGCCTTTGAGATGCTAAAAAAATTAAAAAGTACTAATTGA
- the sucC gene encoding ADP-forming succinate--CoA ligase subunit beta: MNIHEYQAKGILEKYGVTIQKGIVADTPEDATAAAKKLNSETGTEWYVIKAQIHAGGRGKGKVKETDSNGVVLAKSLDEVAPKSQAILGGTLVTHQTGEEGKVVNKILVAQDVYYPGESEPKEYYLGILLDRAKGCNVIMASTEGGMDIEDVAENTPEKIIKEWIDPRVGLQGFQARKVAFKLGLEGEAFKNMVKFIFSLYEAYDATDSSMFEINPVLKTSDNKILAVDAKVNLDDSALYRHKDLAEMRDKTEEDPAEVEAAESGLNYVKLDGNVGCMVNGAGLAMATMDIIKLSGGDPANFLDVGGSANAETVEAGFRIILKDPKVEAILINIFGGIVRCDRVAKGVVEAYKNIGDINVPIIVRLQGTNAEEGAKIIEESGLKVTSAIVLKDAAERVKEALA, encoded by the coding sequence ATGAACATACACGAATATCAAGCCAAAGGAATACTTGAAAAGTACGGAGTAACCATTCAAAAAGGAATTGTTGCCGATACACCGGAAGATGCTACAGCTGCAGCTAAGAAATTAAACTCAGAAACAGGTACTGAGTGGTATGTGATAAAAGCACAAATTCATGCTGGAGGTAGAGGTAAAGGAAAAGTAAAAGAAACTGATTCAAACGGAGTTGTATTGGCAAAAAGCTTAGATGAGGTAGCACCAAAGTCTCAAGCTATTTTAGGGGGTACATTAGTTACTCACCAAACTGGTGAAGAAGGTAAAGTTGTTAATAAAATATTAGTAGCACAAGACGTTTACTATCCAGGAGAAAGTGAGCCAAAAGAATATTATTTAGGTATTCTTTTAGATAGAGCCAAAGGATGCAATGTTATCATGGCCTCTACTGAAGGGGGTATGGATATAGAGGATGTTGCTGAGAATACTCCAGAGAAAATCATTAAGGAGTGGATTGATCCACGTGTTGGTTTACAAGGATTTCAAGCAAGAAAAGTTGCTTTTAAGTTAGGGTTAGAGGGTGAAGCTTTCAAAAATATGGTGAAGTTTATCTTTTCACTTTATGAAGCGTATGATGCAACGGATTCATCAATGTTCGAGATTAACCCAGTATTAAAAACATCAGATAATAAAATTTTAGCAGTTGATGCTAAGGTTAATTTAGATGATTCAGCTTTATATCGTCATAAAGATTTAGCTGAAATGAGAGATAAGACGGAAGAAGATCCTGCAGAAGTTGAAGCAGCTGAATCTGGCTTGAACTACGTAAAACTTGACGGAAACGTAGGTTGTATGGTGAATGGTGCTGGTTTAGCGATGGCCACTATGGATATCATAAAATTATCAGGAGGCGACCCTGCTAATTTCTTGGATGTAGGAGGTAGCGCAAATGCAGAAACTGTAGAAGCGGGTTTCAGAATCATTTTAAAAGATCCTAAAGTAGAAGCTATCTTAATCAATATCTTTGGTGGTATTGTGAGATGTGACAGAGTTGCAAAGGGTGTTGTTGAAGCCTACAAAAACATAGGAGATATTAATGTGCCTATTATTGTTCGTTTACAAGGAACGAACGCTGAAGAAGGTGCTAAAATCATAGAAGAGTCAGGCTTAAAAGTAACTTCTGCTATCGTATTGAAAGATGCAGCAGAAAGAGTAAAAGAAGCTTTAGCTTAA
- a CDS encoding cyclic nucleotide-binding domain-containing protein — protein MQTYYKLLLQNIQELVPIKQEDICLIKEAFKPVYLKKKDFYLRKHDRSNYMNFVADSCLEVYSIGENDMEHILKCGIEGFMTNHYSNSFTFEPYEWGLYYKLNQCFFIPTSYFFFNLT, from the coding sequence ATGCAAACCTACTACAAACTTCTGCTTCAAAATATTCAAGAACTCGTTCCAATTAAGCAGGAGGATATCTGCTTGATAAAAGAAGCCTTTAAACCCGTATATCTTAAAAAAAAGGATTTTTACCTTCGAAAACACGATAGGTCTAACTATATGAATTTTGTAGCTGATAGCTGTTTAGAAGTCTATTCTATAGGAGAGAATGATATGGAGCATATTCTCAAGTGTGGAATTGAGGGGTTTATGACAAATCATTATTCAAATTCCTTTACATTTGAACCTTATGAATGGGGTTTATATTATAAGCTTAATCAGTGTTTTTTTATTCCTACTTCTTACTTCTTTTTTAACCTTACATAG
- a CDS encoding acetyl-CoA C-acyltransferase, with translation MKTAYIVDIARTPVGKFGGTLSSVRPDDLAAHIIKSLLERQPNLDKSLLEDVIFGAANQAGEDNRNVARMAGLMAGLPIEVGGVTVNRLCASGLQSIMDASRATMLGDGEAFIAGGVESMTRAPFVMAKAETAYSRKPEIYDTTIGWRFINPKLADMHYPFAMGETAENVAEQWKISRESQDEFAHNSQVKYDAAHKAGKFSNEIVPVNVPQRKADDIIFDKDEHPRLSSIEKLSTLKPAFKKDGTVTAGNASGVNDGSAASLIVNEETLKKFNLKPMARVVSMAIAGVGPETMGIGPVPATKKALKRAGLSVNDLDLIELNEAFASQSIACIQDLDLNPDIINVNGGSIAIGHPLGASGTRISATLLHEMQKRENVKYGLATMCVGVGQGAAIIYEKL, from the coding sequence ATTAAAACAGCTTATATTGTAGACATAGCAAGAACACCTGTCGGAAAATTTGGTGGGACCTTAAGTAGCGTAAGGCCAGATGATTTGGCAGCTCATATTATCAAAAGTTTATTAGAAAGACAGCCCAATTTAGACAAATCATTATTAGAAGATGTGATTTTTGGAGCTGCTAATCAAGCGGGAGAAGATAACCGAAATGTAGCAAGAATGGCTGGCCTTATGGCTGGATTACCCATAGAGGTGGGTGGAGTTACGGTAAACAGATTATGCGCCTCTGGCCTACAATCCATAATGGATGCCAGTAGAGCTACTATGTTAGGTGATGGCGAAGCCTTTATTGCCGGAGGTGTTGAAAGTATGACAAGAGCTCCTTTTGTTATGGCAAAAGCTGAAACTGCTTATTCTAGAAAACCAGAAATATATGACACTACAATTGGTTGGAGATTTATAAATCCAAAATTAGCAGATATGCATTATCCATTTGCGATGGGCGAAACTGCTGAAAATGTTGCTGAACAATGGAAGATCAGTAGAGAGAGTCAGGATGAATTTGCTCATAATTCACAAGTAAAATACGATGCAGCTCATAAAGCAGGTAAATTTAGTAACGAAATAGTGCCCGTTAATGTACCTCAAAGAAAAGCTGACGATATTATTTTTGATAAAGATGAACATCCTAGATTATCATCTATTGAAAAATTAAGCACTTTAAAACCTGCCTTCAAAAAAGATGGGACAGTAACTGCAGGGAATGCAAGTGGGGTTAATGATGGTTCTGCCGCATCTTTAATTGTAAATGAAGAAACCCTTAAAAAATTCAATTTAAAACCAATGGCTAGAGTGGTTAGCATGGCGATTGCTGGTGTAGGACCTGAAACTATGGGAATAGGTCCAGTTCCTGCTACAAAAAAAGCTTTGAAGAGAGCTGGATTATCTGTAAATGATTTAGATTTAATTGAATTAAATGAAGCTTTCGCCTCTCAATCGATAGCCTGCATTCAGGATTTAGATTTAAACCCTGACATTATAAATGTAAACGGTGGTTCAATTGCGATTGGTCACCCTTTAGGAGCTAGTGGCACTAGAATTTCAGCTACTTTATTACATGAAATGCAAAAAAGAGAAAATGTGAAATATGGTTTAGCTACCATGTGTGTTGGAGTTGGGCAAGGTGCCGCAATCATTTACGAAAAACTATAA
- a CDS encoding nuclear transport factor 2 family protein, giving the protein MLKISIQFLRLGLYITSIIPLSAQEKTITHQNSLQSILDKYYALHTQLFQAGSTISEIDQAFALFTADFTYTHTRFDSQYTRESLYKSAFWNLEQGNYDGRIVGYKIENTILGVNAATVQKRFLEKKNDVVVKSELQMTLFEFKNGKIPRIIEYW; this is encoded by the coding sequence ATGTTAAAAATCTCAATACAATTCCTAAGGCTAGGTTTATATATTACCTCAATAATACCATTAAGTGCGCAAGAAAAAACTATAACTCATCAAAATTCACTACAAAGCATTTTGGACAAGTATTATGCCTTGCATACACAATTGTTTCAGGCAGGCTCTACTATCTCCGAAATCGATCAGGCATTTGCTCTATTTACAGCCGATTTCACCTATACTCACACAAGATTTGATAGCCAATATACTCGTGAAAGCCTATATAAAAGTGCTTTCTGGAATCTTGAGCAAGGCAATTATGATGGCAGAATAGTAGGTTACAAGATAGAAAACACAATACTAGGTGTAAACGCAGCCACAGTACAAAAGCGCTTTCTCGAGAAAAAGAATGATGTTGTAGTAAAAAGCGAATTACAGATGACGCTCTTTGAGTTCAAAAATGGTAAAATTCCACGCATAATAGAATACTGGTAG
- a CDS encoding alpha/beta fold hydrolase, producing the protein MKQLLTILLFTIMTSVSYSQTWIDATLYPFENKYLRIEAGNMHYIDEGKGEIILFVHGTPTWSFLYRNFIKELSKEYRCIAIDHLGFGLSEKPDSVSGTPEWHANNLSEVINKLDLQDITLVVHDFGGPIGLGAGIANSDRIKRIILFNSWLWATDQQKEAKKIDKIVNSGLGRFLYLTMNFSPKVLLKKGFANKKYLSKQLHAQYIKPFPTKRSRVPLLNLAKTLVGSSGWYQNQWEQLDQLSNKEWLILWGIKDDFISMKYLKKWQDRLTNAETKEFECGHFVQEEKAIESIKAIADFMSK; encoded by the coding sequence ATGAAACAGTTACTAACCATCTTACTATTTACAATAATGACATCAGTATCCTATTCACAGACATGGATTGACGCTACACTCTATCCATTTGAAAATAAATACCTTCGAATAGAAGCCGGCAATATGCACTATATCGATGAGGGCAAAGGAGAAATAATCCTGTTTGTTCATGGTACACCCACATGGTCCTTTTTATACAGGAATTTCATTAAAGAACTTTCAAAAGAATATCGATGTATAGCCATAGACCATTTAGGGTTTGGTTTGTCGGAAAAACCAGATTCTGTTTCTGGTACTCCTGAATGGCATGCCAACAACCTTAGTGAAGTTATTAACAAACTAGATCTGCAAGATATCACATTGGTCGTCCATGATTTTGGCGGGCCAATAGGATTGGGAGCAGGCATTGCAAATTCTGACAGAATTAAAAGAATAATATTATTTAATTCTTGGCTTTGGGCTACGGATCAACAGAAAGAAGCCAAAAAAATAGACAAGATTGTCAATTCAGGCTTAGGTAGGTTTTTGTATCTAACGATGAATTTTTCACCTAAAGTACTTCTTAAAAAAGGTTTTGCTAACAAAAAGTATCTATCGAAACAGTTGCACGCTCAGTATATCAAACCATTCCCTACCAAACGCTCTAGAGTTCCTTTATTAAATCTCGCCAAAACCTTGGTAGGTTCTTCGGGTTGGTATCAAAATCAGTGGGAACAGTTAGACCAGTTGTCAAACAAAGAATGGTTAATTCTTTGGGGTATAAAGGATGATTTTATCTCCATGAAATATTTGAAGAAATGGCAAGACCGACTTACTAATGCAGAAACCAAGGAGTTTGAGTGTGGTCATTTTGTGCAGGAAGAAAAAGCAATAGAATCAATTAAAGCAATTGCTGATTTTATGAGTAAATAA
- a CDS encoding serine hydrolase domain-containing protein — MKQLGIPSKTIFTTFFLLLAISSCSVKTSELSENKEASKAKESENKEALNLITYMMNELIKQPAMPPGISLALSSNSKIIYSKGFGYTNLRTKQSVTPETQFRAGSLSRLITITSLAKLIEQGKISFDDTLHTILPDYPHKKYAFTIKQLASGLSGMDNYTEQDKFMQSNYYSVDEALSVFSHVPLAHKPGEKYKYSIHSYTLLSKVLEKVSNQSFIDVLNQDIFSPLSMNSTSIEDLKNRSEQMTGLFKLNEEDINKGYLTQIDTLKDYSYSWAGAGIISTPTDLLKLANSYTNGFIKKEELHTVFEIQKLNSGDTIRETIGWDKNWDMDDRKVFEQDGSAEGARNIVSVFPDSNLSIALMTNAFRLWAIEETAHTLAIPFLTDPAPQQQPKGIFKLEIDEDVRGEWIRRDGYIVLDGENDRLVIDPDTQNQEIFKLIYLNRKNKYALIHPDGILYSEISLNEVSITGKVMYYRGPNLHKTSTEPPYLKFTSLK, encoded by the coding sequence ATGAAACAGTTGGGTATTCCTTCTAAAACGATATTTACAACCTTTTTTCTGCTTCTTGCTATTTCGAGTTGTTCAGTAAAAACTTCAGAACTGAGCGAAAATAAAGAAGCATCCAAAGCTAAAGAATCAGAGAACAAGGAGGCATTAAATCTTATCACTTACATGATGAATGAACTAATAAAACAGCCTGCTATGCCACCAGGCATTTCGTTAGCTCTTAGCAGCAATTCCAAAATAATTTATTCTAAAGGGTTTGGCTATACTAATCTGAGAACGAAGCAATCAGTTACTCCAGAAACTCAATTTAGGGCCGGTAGTTTGTCCCGACTTATTACTATTACTTCTCTAGCTAAACTGATTGAACAAGGGAAAATAAGTTTTGATGACACGCTGCATACAATTCTACCAGACTATCCTCACAAAAAGTATGCATTTACCATCAAACAATTGGCTTCAGGCTTGTCTGGAATGGATAATTATACGGAGCAGGATAAATTTATGCAATCGAACTATTACAGTGTTGATGAGGCCCTCAGTGTTTTCTCCCACGTGCCATTAGCACACAAACCCGGAGAAAAATACAAATATAGCATACATAGTTATACGCTGCTTTCAAAAGTTTTAGAGAAGGTTTCTAACCAAAGCTTTATAGATGTATTAAATCAAGACATATTCTCTCCTTTATCAATGAACTCTACTAGTATAGAAGATTTAAAAAATAGATCTGAACAAATGACTGGTTTATTCAAATTAAATGAGGAAGACATAAACAAAGGGTACTTAACGCAAATAGACACGCTTAAAGATTATAGTTACAGTTGGGCTGGAGCTGGAATTATCTCTACGCCAACAGATTTATTAAAATTAGCAAATTCATATACTAATGGTTTTATTAAAAAAGAAGAATTACATACGGTTTTTGAAATACAAAAACTAAATTCTGGAGATACGATTAGGGAAACTATTGGTTGGGACAAAAATTGGGACATGGATGATCGAAAAGTTTTTGAACAAGACGGTTCGGCTGAGGGAGCACGCAATATTGTAAGCGTTTTTCCAGACAGTAACCTATCAATTGCATTAATGACCAATGCTTTTAGACTTTGGGCTATTGAAGAAACTGCACATACACTCGCTATTCCTTTTTTAACAGATCCAGCTCCTCAACAACAGCCAAAAGGTATTTTTAAACTAGAAATAGATGAAGATGTTAGGGGAGAATGGATTAGAAGGGATGGATATATTGTGTTGGATGGAGAAAATGATAGGCTGGTGATTGATCCAGATACTCAAAATCAAGAAATATTTAAGCTCATTTATTTGAATAGAAAAAATAAATACGCTTTAATTCATCCTGACGGTATACTTTATTCTGAAATTAGTCTAAATGAGGTGTCAATTACTGGAAAAGTAATGTATTACAGAGGACCTAATCTTCATAAGACATCAACTGAACCTCCTTATCTAAAATTTACAAGTCTTAAATAA
- a CDS encoding DUF2268 domain-containing putative Zn-dependent protease (predicted Zn-dependent protease with a strongly conserved HExxH motif), translating to MNILKITLLAIPLFILGSCNSDKSNKAGLDVVFQETTTQFSQIEKQTIEENISSAYMEVKALLPNVPNDIQLIVEIVDWNLNNVGGVTGRTESNSPAVVAIQISNTFDGGLSSAVEIGLKSTLYHEFHHLSRGWAIQDNKFGPGITIAIVNEGLAEVFAEEYTGAIFEENHMPEGTDGDSWIKEIMALPKHANYQIWMFEHPDGRTSIGYRSGNFLVRKIMNESGKNILELSKLSPIEIIKLAGY from the coding sequence ATGAATATTCTTAAAATCACTCTACTGGCAATTCCCTTATTTATCTTGGGTTCTTGCAACTCTGACAAATCTAACAAAGCAGGATTAGATGTAGTATTCCAGGAAACAACAACTCAATTTTCACAAATTGAAAAGCAAACAATTGAAGAGAATATCTCTAGTGCCTATATGGAGGTAAAAGCTCTACTACCCAATGTGCCTAATGACATTCAGCTTATTGTAGAAATTGTAGATTGGAATTTAAATAATGTTGGTGGTGTCACTGGCAGAACGGAATCCAATTCACCCGCAGTTGTGGCCATTCAAATTTCTAATACTTTTGATGGGGGCTTGTCTTCAGCGGTTGAAATAGGCTTGAAATCTACTCTATACCATGAATTTCATCACCTTTCGAGAGGATGGGCTATTCAAGATAATAAGTTTGGTCCTGGCATTACCATAGCTATAGTCAATGAAGGTTTAGCTGAAGTATTTGCTGAAGAATATACTGGTGCCATTTTTGAAGAAAACCATATGCCAGAAGGCACGGATGGAGATTCTTGGATCAAAGAAATTATGGCATTACCTAAACATGCAAACTACCAAATATGGATGTTTGAGCATCCTGATGGCAGAACATCAATTGGCTATCGTAGTGGTAACTTCTTGGTTAGAAAAATTATGAATGAATCAGGCAAGAACATTTTAGAATTAAGTAAGCTATCACCTATTGAAATAATCAAATTAGCTGGCTATTAG